From the Aspergillus puulaauensis MK2 DNA, chromosome 1, nearly complete sequence genome, the window GAACAGGAAGGACGCATAGCGGTAGATATAGTCCGGGACGTTGGGCAAGAACTCCAACCCAGCAACGACTACAACGAATCAGTTTCTGCGGACATCGGTTACGGTTCATCATGGCAGAGGCGACTTACTGAGACCAAACAGAATCACATAGACACCAGTGATGATGTGGCTCATGCTTATCGGGAAGAACTGGGCAATGCCACCAAGAACCATGATGGCACCGACAGCGATGTTGGCAAAGCGGCTAAAACAGAGAGCACCATGTCAGTAATCGATTCGCTCTTGGACAAACCGACAGCAACATGTTGCAACATACAAGATGTTGGAGAAATCCATTTTGAAGGTTTAGGTTGTCGCGGAGTAGGTGTCCggtgtgggtttgggaggaACTCCGGGAGTGCGAAGATATCAAAGCGTGCGGGTTGTCgcgctgctggaggaggatgtttgttgCCTAGATCGAGCTCGATGAACCACCACGTAGCTTGTTGTAGTTGACGAATCTGTCAGGGGAGCTAGGTAGCAAGATTGTCGCGAGGAGTAGGAGCGTGCGATTGCCGACAGGTCAACCAGGGATGCGGAATATGAGAAAAGGGGAGTCTATTGTTTCAAATGAAGCTGTGAATGAAAAgtgagaaagagaagaaaagtgCGGATGAAAGGCTGGGGACGTGAACAGGAACTCCAGCATCCTTTCCCACTCCCAGCGCCAGCGAGGCGCAACAGCGGGTCTGCCAAGAACAGGGCGGGTGTGGGTGACTCAGCGGCGCCCAGCGGCTGCTCCAAGTGGCTGGGAGCATTTCGATTGACACATCTCGATGTTGATCCCAGACCTCTAGAAATATACATGACCTCGAGAAGTTGTCTTGTTATTCAACCAAGCTTGTTCTACTATCGAGATGAAACCTTGCCCacacagaagaagagcaatGTTTGTGAGTAGCCACCACTGCTCATCCGAGCCCAGAAGAACAATCAAATCGCCATCAGATCGCCCACTTGTTTCTCTAATCTAGCGGTCGACAAGGCATTTGCCAACTTGCACATCCTGATCGAGTCTTTCTCTAAGTCCTCGTAGATAGCATCCAGGTCAGTCCCCAGCCCAGCGTCCTCCGCGGTTTGCAGACTCCGGGAATCAACAAACGGAGCGATAGATGGCCAGACGCTTTGCacgttgttgaagaagagttcCACGCCTAGGTCTCCGAGGCCGTGGACTTCCTTTACGAGTTGTCTTGTTCTCTGGGGATCGTACTCCGCAGACTTTATGAGATTGTTCAGATCCCCATCTGTAATCTCGAGTTAGCTCAATACAGCTGGGCCCGAGCGTTAAAAGAACGGGGATACCCACCATAGTTCTCGTTCACGAACTCGACCAATTTTCCCAGGTTTGTTGAACCCTGTTCTCTGTATCGGTTGTATCCTCCATCCTTCAGGACCATAGCTCTCTCTTCCCAACTAGCATCCCCTAGTTTCTGGATATCGTGATATCCAACATCAACAAGTTTACGCAGTGTACGATCCGTGAGTTCATGTGACAACGGCTTTGACTTCAGCATCGCATCAATGAGCATAGCGAAAATGGTATCAGGCGATCCAGTAAGCGCTTTCTTTTCAATCGCCGTTCCCTCAAGTGGACCATGACCATATTCCTCAatggtcttcttcagcttctcatGACTTGGAGACTGTCGCGACTTCTTCTCCTGACTTGTAccctcttttccttcaacCTCTTCTATTTCtccactctcctcctcacccagaTCGCTCAATTCCTCGTCGAaatcttcctcatcaagctcctcctggtcAAGATCGCCTTCACGAGactcttcctcgtcgaggaatccctcatcgtcatcttcctcttcatcaggCTCCCCACCAGCTCTGGCAGCCTTACTTGGTGGCTGCGACTCTGTCTCGTCTGCGCTCTTTTCCTGGACAGCGGGCGTTTCCTcgttgcttctttttcgctTCGACGCGTTCGTtacgtcgtcttcctcatactcttcttcaacctcagGGGCTTTGTATTTCATTTTGATAACTGTACCTTTTCGTAAGAATGTGTCCGTATGTGCCGATCTATTTAGTCGGTTAAGGTAAGGTAAAAACATGGAAATAATGAGCTACAGTCTGTGTATTTGATCCAATCCCCAATATACCACTACGTGGTTGTGATGACGCAATGTCGACGTCTACGGGCAATCTGGGGGAAATTACTTTACATGCttatactttatatcttCGGGTAATTTAGGGAAATCGAGAAGAAGCCTTTTGACTAATAAACAAAGGTTTGTTGGTGGTAATTTCAATTTTAATGCCTGGCTTAAAGTTCTGGTAATGAATACGGCCATTTTACTCTACCAGTCTCTATGAAACTCCAAAGTTTTATAGCTTCGCCTGGACTTTGTCCTGTAAAGTCTCCTTCACTAGCCGCACGGTTTCAGCCGCGCAGCCGTAGGAAGCTTGatatccaaacccaccaTGGCCGTAATTATGCACAACTGCAACACCATCaatcttctccgcctcaaTACGTGGCCCACCATCCCTCAGAGGCCGCAGTCCAACGCCATGCCTTATGATATCTAGGCCTTCAATCCCTTGCCCTTTGGACACTAGCTCTGGGCATATAGAGATAGCACGCTTCATAATACGAACGGCCAGGTTGGGATCGGGCAATGGGTCCCATTGGTGCTTCTGATAACAGCCACCTAGGATAGTTCCACCGCCGGCGGCACGGGTCATCATGTAGATcagctcgtcctcgccgtcgtcTGTTCCCGAGACTGAGACCATCTTGCCAGGATCGTTTCGGACTACAACGATTTGGCCGCGGCCTGGGTGGAGCTTTTCGTCGAGGACGCCACCTAGCTTCTTGGATGATAGGCCGGTGCAGTTCACGACGACGTCGGCGGGTCTTCCAGAGTGATGGGCATTTGCCGCGTCTGATACGTGTTTGAAAACTGCGCGCTTGAATACCGTGCCGTTTTTGCGACACTGTCCGACTAGCCAGGGAAGGTACACGGCGGTGTTAATGCATACTGAAGTGAAGAGTTGGGCGTTGTCCATTCCAGGTGCTAGTTGGTCTTTTGGGATGGGTTTGAACTGGGCGGGGATGGTCAGTGGATTGGTCTAGAGTAGTTGCAAGGTGTACCAGAGGCCAGAGTGCTTACATCGGGAACAACATCTTTGTACCACGGGTTATCACTGACTAGGGCTGAAAACGCTTGGCCGACGGAGGATTGCTGGTCCTTCTTTCGATTATAAATAATGGATTCTGTTCTTCTATTAGCGGATTGCGTATATGATCCAAGGATGGCATACCTTGAAAATGAATCCCTGCCTCAGGATGCTTCTCTGTCAGCTCCTTTAATGGCTGCCATGTCTCTTGTTCCCATTTAGCATGGTTACTGCCAGGATGCCCGGTTCTAAGCCTGGTATCAGCCTCGAGGATGGCGTTACGAATAGGTGATAGGATAAACGTACGGGAGGTAATTAGCACCGGCCCAGGGAGAACAGTATTCTATATCATAGTCTCCGGGCATATGTTTGGCGGCGACAGTAATGGAGTTTCTGGGGTCTTGGGACAAAAGGTACGCGGTGGTCAGCCCAGAGACTCCAGCCCTGTTGGTATTGATTTAGCCCATGGTTTAGGATGAGGATTTGCTTGCAAAAACATTCGTACCCGATTATTACGACGTTATTTGCGGTCATTGCTACTCTCTATCACGTCCGCAAGGGGCAGGGATTCGGAACGACTCAGTTGTGAGTCAGTGGGAGAAAGGAATGGACAAAGATACAGTGCGAGACGGAAAAGTGAGTAGAACTGGAGAGTGACATGGGCTGACAATCAAAAGCTACCCCAAGGTTGCTGTCACCTTATTGCCAATTGGGCGAATAGTTAGTACTCTGTAGCGTTTGGTTGACCGGTagttggagacttggagtCTCGCATTTGTGGCGGGGCAATATGCAAATCGGCTTCTCGAAGTGCTTCACGGGAATGCATCAAGGAGCTACTCCGTACAGCTGATAGACCCACGTGGCAAGTATagagcgaggaagaaggaaggatTTCCAGATGCAAGCAATCATTCTTTGTTAACACTGTGGTTTTGAAGCTCCCATTCTCCGCGTTCTTTGTTGTGGCCCTCGTGCGGGGTTCTTCGTTATCAGCGCAAGACACGACACTTCTCCAACTGCGTATTGCCCTGTTGCACCGCCACTGCCAGGGCTGATGATAAGACAAAAGCACCGTACACCTTACATCCCGAGTTCCTACTTAACAGGAACACACTTAATGACGACGTGTTCTGTAAGGAGCTGGCTTGAGGCTCGAACATGAAGCGCGACGCGCCGAGAATATATCGCGTACTAAACCGGAATAGGAAGGGAGATACGTGTGCCCAGTGCCCCCAGAGTTAAAACCAATAATACAGTGACAGGGCTGTTACCAAATACAAAACGCGGAGGCAACAGTCAACTGGCAAGAAACTCTCCAGCGCATTATTACCTTTTGGTTGACTGGAAGTGTGATTCATCGAGTCAAAGtataaagaaaaggaaagaggGCATTTTTCCCTCTTGGTGCCTTGCTGAGGCAGGCCCCGTGCCTTTTAATCATCCAATTTTTCCCGAGTCAACCCTGGCTgttactatttttttaagctccgtatttctttttcctctcctccgagtcctccatcctcgctccACCGACCCTTCGTCTCTCCCCATTTCGAGCCCTCTTTTCTCCCCCTCACCCTGGCTCGACGTGGCTCTCTTCGTTACCCTTCTCGATGAGGGTCCTTCGTGGGGTAGGGATTTTTCAACCATGGCTGATGTCCCCAGAGGCGCCAGAATTGTGCCTATAATTGCCCCTCACCATGATAGCCATTTCGAAGAGAGCTCAGTCAACGATCACAACCCTGAAAATCCGCCATCGGAACAGAGCTCCCAAGAAGACCGCCCCCCAGCCTCCAGAACTACACGCGGGAAAGCTGAGACAGAATGTTTGGAGCTTGCTAGCCTCACTCAGCTAGGGCTTTATGCTCTTCCTACCGAGGGTGATGGTAATGAATCCCCAACGTCGAGACTCCATTCTTGTCTTGCCTGGATTATGTAGTGTTTCTAACTCTCTACTCGTAGGTAATTGCCTCTATTACGCTCTATCGGATCAATTGTACGGAGACTTCCACCATGCCGACCACATCCGAACGCGGCTCGCAGACCACATCTTTGCCAACCGGGAATACTTCATGAGCTTTATAGCAGCAGCTGGCGGGGAGCGTAGGGCACCTAGACGTGCGGCAGCCGAAGCAGCTAGGAATACCTAttgctcgtcatcatccgcaagtcctgctcctcctccgtcggTCAAAGATAAGGAACGAAGCTTTGACTCAAAGGTAGCAGAGTCACGGAAGAACGGCGTGTGGGGTGGAGCAGAGGAGATACAAGCATTTTGCCAGTCTTTCAAGAAGGACGTCAATGTCTATACAGAGTATGGGATTCAGAATTTCCGTGACGTTCACGCTCCGCGGGACGAGGAAAGAGAAACCATGCACATTGCCTTTCATGTAAGAGCTGCCAGCACTTATTTTGCTGGTCTCTTTCCTAATCCTCAcacttattttttttaggaCTTCCATCATTATTCATCGGTGCGGCATTCTAATGGTCCTCACACGGGCTTGCCGTGTATCCCTAAATTTGACAAAGCAACCCTGGATAGCACTGCGCCGTCGGAAGGCAACGTAGTAAATGTGGCCTCCCCATGGAAAATATCAGTTATTCAGGAAGGTCTCGGCGGTAAGTATGACCGTGAAACCATAGTGGAAGTACTCGAGCAATGCCGAGGCAACATAGACAATGCGTTTATGAACCTCATTGGCGATGATGCCAACGCACAGCCCCTGGAAGCTCCAACTTCGCGAGCAATCATGAAGTCACGGTTTCAACCATCTTCGCGCTCTTCGTCTCCATTTAGCACTGGAAGTAAACGATCAGCCGATGAtagcgatgaggaagacaatCCTCGACCCGCCTCGCGGCGCTCTCGGGTCCGTGACCAAAAACGACGAATTCTCCCAGACGTTACAGTTGGAATAGCATTTCGGGATGATCAAAACGATCTTGTTTCCCTACGTCTTAGGGTGAGCCCTGATAAGGGTGTatcaacttcttcaacggATAATGGCAAGGAACAAATCGAGCCGAACTCACCCGAATCGCGAGAAGAGAGCATGTCTCTCCCAAGGAAGGGCAGGAGACTAAAGCCGGGAAGGAAGCAAAGCATTGAACCTAGTGATACCTCAAGCCAACAGAGCGAATCTAACACAACCGAGCAAAAGTTACGCCGGAGTCAACGTATCACCCGGACCCGCAACGCCCACTAAACCTTATTTCTTTACCTCGAAACGATCCACGATTCTATTCGGATCATTGCATCACTTCACGGCCATCTCCTTAATCTCCCTCATTCCTCCATTGCATTCAAGTGTGTTGGGTGGTCGTTTTTTTCTATGGTTGCATTATTCCAGAACATATTGTGTCAGCGACTTAGCGGTTGTTTTGAAATTTCTCCGATATCTGACAGCATTTGGAGCTGTCTGTGCGACCCTGCCATCAAATCAGTTCCTCGATCATGCCACCCTACCGCGCGAGCGTCCTGTATGCATGCGTAACTGTTTTTCACGGGGCTTTGATTGGACCGGCCTACGTCTTTTGCATCTTGCACTATTCAAAACTTGCATTCGGCCCGtttcttgaggttcttgttcttcctcCCTACCCTGGTCGGCACAAGTGTTACGTCTGGCGCCTCGCATTTGCTTTTTTACCCTCCCCCTTTAACGCATTTATTTCTTGGACCTCTTTGAGAGAGGTCGGCTCTGATTCGGCTTGGGTTTTGCTTCAGGTGTTGCTTTGGCGTATAGGtctgggaaaaagaaagacatgAAGGCCACCCTGGCAAATTTGGCGGGCTGTTTAGAATTTAGAAATGCTTTCCTCACCTCTTTTGTTCCTTGCTCATATTCGTGAAATCTAGCTGGACTGGTTCACTATGTGGCTTACAATCATCAACCACAATTTCTCTATGGAAATTAACTCTTGAGTATGTTCTACGTAGGTTGTATCTATTTATTGGCCATGTAGCATTCACTGTTTTCCACTGGATCTATACAGCAAATAGCCTCCCTGAATGACGAATTTGTTGAAAATCTTTTATTGTAGATAGCACACTTCTATATACATAAGGCATCATTATGTTCAATTGCTCCTCGTCTTGCTATCATTACCAACCATTTTGCTCTTTTTATCTAAAGATAAAGCCATGCGCCAGCATCGAATAATAGAGTATAATATACCGGATGAAAACAAATGTATAAAAAAACTCCAGCCATGACCATGCAATCGGATTCTATGGATTTACAGGAAGTGTATGTCTGTTCGAAAAACGCGCAACCTGCATTCAACGAGCGCAATAGGGCATCGTGAGGGATGATGGGCGCGGCGTCGTATATGGGAAGGTGAGATGGAGAGGGTATCGTTTAGGCATTATGAAGTATTGTCAAGACGAAGTCGGGTCAGGTCAAAAGCTGGGATCTGGGCGCAGACGTATCCCAGGGGAATAGCAGAGATTATAGAGTTCGTCGACGTAGGTGTGGGCAGCTGAACTACCAGCCTCCACAACAGTGGTCGAGGATTGTCTTCCAAGGGCTGCTTCAATCGCTGGGTCGCGTAATCTCGCCACGtcgactttgacttctttGCAGACGATGATGTCTCCCAATGGCGTGGCATCCGTGAGAGTTTCCTGAGATGCCGTCCGCTTGCACTCTGGGATCCGCTTTCGGGACGTCCAGAGGTTCAGTTTGGAAATGATTGATGATTCCGTTTCAGAGTCGGTAGGGGAGTTTGTGCGGATATTAGAAAAGAGAACACCTTCGCTGAGTTCTTTGGCGAGCCCGTCTACATCGGTAGCGCCGCTATTCACTTGTTGTTGAATGCGGAAGAGCCGAAGGGGCATAAAGGTATAGTTCGGGTTGGTAGTACGCGTGCTCAATGATCCAACCGTACAGAAGGCGAGTAGCATGCATGTCTTCTCGTCGGAGATCCTTGTGCTGCGGCACGGCGCAATTAAAGGACGGGGCGAGAATCGCGATGCGGAATTGATGTCTGCTGGAAGCGAACTAGCAAGGTATGTCATTGCTCGGATTAAGTCTTGACGAAACTCGTCGGCATCCTTGTGACTTCGTGCGTTTCCGGAACTCAACCAATCTAAACATGTCTGGATTGGCCATCCCTCCATATGTGAGATCAGCTCCAGATGAGGTATTTGCAAGCGTCTCGTTTGTAAGGTCATCGACGGTAGTGGATTTGAAGTGCCAGTGGCGGTTAATACTTCGAAACGATCATGGACAGTAGGGCGGGTAATAAACGAAATGAGATGAACGCCAGGCTTGAAGTCCCGGTTAGACGTAGCGAAGTCGCGCATATCCTTTAGGTGGATTTCTAGCGCCTCTGATGTAACATTCATACGGCTGGAGAGTAGAGTCGTGATGGTATCAATTGTAGCAAACCTAAAACCGGACGCTGCGAGCCGAGACGCTTCTTGCTTTCTCAGTTGGCGAACTGTAAACATCAACTGGCCCTTTCCTGCGCGTAGACGGGAGTATCCCATTGCGCGTGAAAACCGTGACGATGGAATAGATGTGGCTAAAACATCATCGTACAACATACCCAAATCATCCAAGGGCTGTCGAACCTGATCAGCAAGATCATATGCTGCCACACAAAAGTGTCGCTTGAACAGCTCATCAAAGCCTGCATTcagctctgcttcttgctccGGATCCAGTCCCTTGGCAATGTATCGCCGGTGTGCCTCTTGCTCTGTATCTATCCTGTCTCGCATATATGGAACAACCTCTTTGATAAGGCTCCAGTTCCTGCTTGCTCGGAAGGCCCATAGGAACGCGGGATGGGTTCGAGTGAGGTCATCGTCGTTGAAAGTCTAGATTGGATGAAATGGTGAGCTTGTGGCGGGAGGTGGTATCTAGCAGAAACTGCGACTCACCTTTCCGATATAACGATCGACTATTTTCCTGGTAGGAAGAAAAGCATGCGGCGTAACCATAATGCGTCCTTCCGGGTCAAAGAAAGCAGAGGCCAAGACCAGCTGTTGTGCCTGTATTCTTAACTTTCTATGGTCACCATTAGCAGTTATAGCACATGCTGATAAGACAGCACAGGCAACAAAAGCCTAGGACGGTTCGGTTAGTTTTTCAGCTACCCGCTTCGTGTTTAAAATCAATGACTAACCAGAACAGAGCATATAATGACAGTTTGAGTTCGAGATAACTGGCCACCAGTGCTCGCGGATGAATCATGTTCTTTGTATGTTGtcccaacagcagcaatccAATGCATGCCAGACACGGCCACCGCCAAAAGGCAGCTGCAGACTACACGCCTCCACCAGCGATTTGTCCAGGAAGCTCTCCATCGAAAGAAGATGCTGAGCGCAGCAGTGCTAGCAAATACCGCGATCACTGCAGAACCGGCCACGTTTCCAGCATGGTAGCCACATTTGTAATTGTTGATACCCAGTTGGCCAACATAGTGCATTCCACATACTGACCCTCCAGTCAGCACCCCTCCTATTAATATCCTGGAATAGCCTGCCTTCTCACTGGTCCCAGCGGCATAAAAGGCTGCAAGCAAGACAACCACGGGAAGGACGAAGGAAACACCGGTGAATGACATGCTATAAAGGACCTGAATGCTATCATCTCCGTTACCGAGAACGATCGCGCGGTTTCCGATAA encodes:
- a CDS encoding MHYT domain-containing protein (COG:S;~EggNog:ENOG410PK88;~InterPro:IPR005330;~PFAM:PF03707;~TransMembrane:7 (o15-40i52-73o93-113i125-147o159-180i192-213o233-255i)); its protein translation is MLDMDDSPNGGRLEVSYLAGFIVLSYVVSVMGCVTTLELLHRRTSAAGFYNWYLLLSSAISMGGIGIWCMHFIGNRAIVLGNGDDSIQVLYSMSFTGVSFVLPVVVLLAAFYAAGTSEKAGYSRILIGGVLTGGSVCGMHYVGQLGINNYKCGYHAGNVAGSAVIAVFASTAALSIFFRWRASWTNRWWRRVVCSCLLAVAVSGMHWIAAVGTTYKEHDSSASTGGQLSRTQTVIICSVLAFVACAVLSACAITANGDHRKLRIQAQQLVLASAFFDPEGRIMVTPHAFLPTRKIVDRYIGKTFNDDDLTRTHPAFLWAFRASRNWSLIKEVVPYMRDRIDTEQEAHRRYIAKGLDPEQEAELNAGFDELFKRHFCVAAYDLADQVRQPLDDLGMLYDDVLATSIPSSRFSRAMGYSRLRAGKGQLMFTVRQLRKQEASRLAASGFRFATIDTITTLLSSRMNVTSEALEIHLKDMRDFATSNRDFKPGVHLISFITRPTVHDRFEVLTATGTSNPLPSMTLQTRRLQIPHLELISHMEGWPIQTCLDWLSSGNARSHKDADEFRQDLIRAMTYLASSLPADINSASRFSPRPLIAPCRSTRISDEKTCMLLAFCTVGSLSTRTTNPNYTFMPLRLFRIQQQVNSGATDVDGLAKELSEGVLFSNIRTNSPTDSETESSIISKLNLWTSRKRIPECKRTASQETLTDATPLGDIIVCKEVKVDVARLRDPAIEAALGRQSSTTVVEAGSSAAHTYVDELYNLCYSPGIRLRPDPSF
- the TVP15 gene encoding TVP15 family protein (COG:U;~EggNog:ENOG410PPSS;~InterPro:IPR013714;~PFAM:PF08507;~TransMembrane:4 (i7-27o33-53i65-86o92-111i)) encodes the protein MDFSNIFRFANIAVGAIMVLGGIAQFFPISMSHIITGVYVILFGLIVAGLEFLPNVPDYIYRYASFLFSFVGRGVFYIFVGCLILHGHVLQYIAASIVGILGIGYVVLEFVPSIEPPSNMREADQGWGAEQVV
- a CDS encoding uncharacterized protein (COG:S;~EggNog:ENOG410PTGR;~InterPro:IPR011257;~go_function: GO:0003824 - catalytic activity [Evidence IEA];~go_process: GO:0006281 - DNA repair [Evidence IEA]), which translates into the protein MKYKAPEVEEEYEEDDVTNASKRKRSNEETPAVQEKSADETESQPPSKAARAGGEPDEEEDDDEGFLDEEESREGDLDQEELDEEDFDEELSDLGEEESGEIEEVEGKEGTSQEKKSRQSPSHEKLKKTIEEYGHGPLEGTAIEKKALTGSPDTIFAMLIDAMLKSKPLSHELTDRTLRKLVDVGYHDIQKLGDASWEERAMVLKDGGYNRYREQGSTNLGKLVEFVNENYDGDLNNLIKSAEYDPQRTRQLVKEVHGLGDLGVELFFNNVQSVWPSIAPFVDSRSLQTAEDAGLGTDLDAIYEDLEKDSIRMCKLANALSTARLEKQVGDLMAI
- a CDS encoding OTU domain-containing protein (COG:O;~EggNog:ENOG410PSYG;~InterPro:IPR003323,IPR038765;~PFAM:PF02338), producing MADVPRGARIVPIIAPHHDSHFEESSVNDHNPENPPSEQSSQEDRPPASRTTRGKAETECLELASLTQLGLYALPTEGDGNCLYYALSDQLYGDFHHADHIRTRLADHIFANREYFMSFIAAAGGERRAPRRAAAEAARNTYCSSSSASPAPPPSVKDKERSFDSKVAESRKNGVWGGAEEIQAFCQSFKKDVNVYTEYGIQNFRDVHAPRDEERETMHIAFHDFHHYSSVRHSNGPHTGLPCIPKFDKATLDSTAPSEGNVVNVASPWKISVIQEGLGGKYDRETIVEVLEQCRGNIDNAFMNLIGDDANAQPLEAPTSRAIMKSRFQPSSRSSSPFSTGSKRSADDSDEEDNPRPASRRSRVRDQKRRILPDVTVGIAFRDDQNDLVSLRLRVSPDKGVSTSSTDNGKEQIEPNSPESREESMSLPRKGRRLKPGRKQSIEPSDTSSQQSESNTTEQKLRRSQRITRTRNAH
- a CDS encoding FAD-dependent oxidoreductase (COG:E;~EggNog:ENOG410PH6Z;~InterPro:IPR023209,IPR006076,IPR006181;~PFAM:PF01266;~go_function: GO:0003884 - D-amino-acid oxidase activity [Evidence IEA];~go_function: GO:0016491 - oxidoreductase activity [Evidence IEA];~go_function: GO:0071949 - FAD binding [Evidence IEA];~go_process: GO:0046416 - D-amino acid metabolic process [Evidence IEA];~go_process: GO:0055114 - oxidation-reduction process [Evidence IEA]); this translates as MTANNVVIIGAGVSGLTTAYLLSQDPRNSITVAAKHMPGDYDIEYCSPWAGANYLPTGHPGSNHAKWEQETWQPLKELTEKHPEAGIHFQESIIYNRKKDQQSSVGQAFSALVSDNPWYKDVVPDFKPIPKDQLAPGMDNAQLFTSVCINTAVYLPWLVGQCRKNGTVFKRAVFKHVSDAANAHHSGRPADVVVNCTGLSSKKLGGVLDEKLHPGRGQIVVVRNDPGKMVSVSGTDDGEDELIYMMTRAAGGGTILGGCYQKHQWDPLPDPNLAVRIMKRAISICPELVSKGQGIEGLDIIRHGVGLRPLRDGGPRIEAEKIDGVAVVHNYGHGGFGYQASYGCAAETVRLVKETLQDKVQAKL